The Populus alba chromosome 4, ASM523922v2, whole genome shotgun sequence genome contains a region encoding:
- the LOC118039022 gene encoding uncharacterized protein, translated as MADNTQKMSYQAGETKGQAQEKANNLMDEAGNAAQSAKESVQEAGQQVRAKTQEAVEGVKNATGMNK; from the exons atggCTGACAACACCCAGAAGATGAGCTACCAAGCTGGTGAGACCAAAGGCCAAGCTCAG gAGAAGGCCAACAACTTGATGGACGAAGCTGGCAATGCTGCTCAATCTGCAAAGGAATCAGTGCAAGAG GCTGGTCAGCAGGTGAGGGCTAAGACACAGGAAGCTGTTGAAGGAGTAAAGAATGCAACTGGCATGAACAAGTGA
- the LOC118039021 gene encoding uncharacterized protein, which produces MADNTQKMSYQAGETKGQAQEKASNLMDGAGNAAQSAKESVQEAGQQVRAKTQEAVEGVKNATGMNK; this is translated from the exons atggCTGACAACACCCAGAAGATGAGCTACCAAGCTGGTGAGACCAAAGGCCAAGCTCAG gAGAAGGCCAGCAACTTGATGGACGGAGCTGGCAATGCTGCTCAATCTGCAAAGGAATCAGTGCAAGAG GCTGGTCAGCAGGTGAGGGCTAAGACACAGGAAGCTGTTGAAGGAGTAAAGAATGCAACTGGCATGAACAAGTGA